GTTATGAAATCCTCATGCGCACTACAATGCCAGATACTGAAGAAAATCAGTCTAAAATTGCTCAATTTGTTGCTCAGGAAATAAAAATGGATGGTAAGATTCCTCATGCAACTAAAAATTCTATTAAACTATTGATCGGAGAGGCAAGGAGAAGAGCTGAGGCAATAGACGATAAAAAAAACTCATTAACACTTAGATTAAGAGATCTAGGTGGAGTTGTGCGTATGGCTGGAGACATGGCAGTTATGGATGGGAGTGATCTAATAGGTGAAAATCATATGTCATTTGCCATAGAAAATGCTACTTCAATTGAAGATCAAATAATTAAAAGATACAAATCATATGAAAATGCTATGCATAAGGATCTATCAAGTTCTCAACATATGGGTAGTGGAAAAACTAATAATCCAAATGAAAACGTTGACAGAAGCTACATGTAAACAATGAATTCAAAAAAAATATAAACGCAAAAAAAATATAAACAAGACCAAAGATACAACAATAATAATTATCAGAAAATCAATAATAAATTCAATTAAACTTATATCACACTAACATGAATCCTTACCCAAATCAACACTGGAAAAATCTAGAAGGAGGTTCAGCAAATTTGCAAAGAGCAGTTCCTGGTGAATCAGATTATATTCTTAGAGAGAATATATTAGATGCCTTTGACTTTCCGGAGATGATAGAAGATTATTTGATTGAACTTGAGATAAGGAACTACTCTAAGAACACCATCAAAACGTACCGGTCTATAATTAATAATTTTCACAGATTTTTACAAAAAGAAGAAGATCTTTACGACGAAAGACTTGTTTTAAGGGCATTTAAAAGGTACATACGCTACTTGAAACGTGAAAAAAATGTTTCACAAAATTATATATATCTTGTAACAGTTGTTGCAAAGAAATTCTTTGAATTTGGTGGTATTGGGGTCCTAAAAGATGTTAAAACTCCTAAAAGAACAAAATCTCTCCCTAAATCTCTCAATGAAAATGAGGTAATCAATTTAATTAATGCTATGGATAAAAATGGAGATGAAGGGGTTAAATCAGAACATTCAGAATTTTTAAAACTTAGAAACAAGGTTATATTAGCTTTACTATACTCTTCTGGTCTAAGGGTCTCAGAATTAGTTAAACTTCATAGTGATAGTGTTGATTTAAGAGATAGAACTCTTAGAATTAGGGGAAAGGGGGAAAAAGATCGGATTGTTCTTTTTGATGAAGAAACTAAGGAATTACTCGAAGGTTACATTTTAAAAAGAGGAGATCATAGTGATTATCTTTTTGTTAACAGATCCGGCAATCATTTAACTCCTAGATATATTCAAATGATGATTAAAGACTATGCAAAAGCTGCAGGTATTAAAAAAAGAGTAACTCCTCATATATTAAGACATTCATTTGCAACACATTTGTTAAAGAATGGTGTTGATATTAGAGCCATACAACAACTTTTGGGTCATGCTAATCTAAGTACTACACAGATATATACCAGTGTGGATATGCATACCCTTAAAAATGTTTATGATCGTGCCAAAAACTAGTTATTTTTTTATGGATTGTATGATAATTTATTGAGATTTTTTTTATTTTCTAAATTATATTTTTTCAAGTTGAATCAGTAATAATATGTTAAATTTAGTAAAAAATCCTATTAATGTACAAAAATTGCAAAAACATCTCTACTTTAAAGAGGACATATACCTCAAATAATACAAATTCATGTGTTGATAAGTTTTTCTATTTTTCATATATCCTAAATCCCAGATCAATGACCAAATAAAACATAGAAAAGATTGAAAATTTTTCTTGAATAATAATTTATAAAAATCCAGAAATTTGATAAATAGAATAAATTCAAAATATCAATATTTGAAATGGTTCAGATTCCTTAATAAAATTTTGAATATCAAATAATCAAAGTAGATCAAAGAAAAAAAGTATTTATAATATTTTAACCTAACAATTAAAGGGAACTCATATAGGTTCCTTTCTGGGGTGGGGAAACCCTTTTTACCATCCAAATATATTTAATCGTTTTCTTTAAGTTATAACGATTTTCACATTAATTTTAGACAATAAGTTTAACTTATTAATAATGTTTGGAGGAATTTAATGGAGATAACAATTGATAATTACTTTGAAAAGAGACATTCACTTTTCAAATGGCGTTCTGAAACTTCAAATGCTAACAAACTAGTAATGGCATTTTTCATGGCATGTATTACTGGACTTATGGCACAAATAATTATACCGCTACCATGGACTCCTGTACCTATAACTGCTCAGACTTTTGCAGTTTTAATTGCAGGAATACTTCTTGGAAGATACTGGGGGGGATTAAGCATGGTAATCTATTTGTTAATTGGATTTGTAGGTGTACCATGGTTTACAGGAATGACTGGAGGTATTGGGGTAATTACTGGGGCTACAGGTGGCTTTTTAATCGGATTTATATTAACAGCATTATTCCTAGGATACTTTTCAGATAATTACATCAATGCTAGAGGTTTTAAGTCAATGCTGGTTTTATTACTAGTTTCAAACTTTGCATTTATCTATATACCTGGTTTGATTGGATTGGGTGCTTGGTTATATGTTGTAAATGGTGCAGTGCCTGGAGTTTGGACATTACTTGCAATGGGTTTATTACCCTTTCTGATTGGTGATCTAATCAAAATTGGGGGAGCAGCTGCGCTTTCAAAGGCTGTGACACCTAAAGAATCCTTCAATGAAGGAGATAATCTGATTGATAATGGAAAATGGAGAATATTCTGATCCCATATGGATCAGAGCCCATCATCTTCTTTGTATGCAAGGATTTCAAGGTTATGGTTACAGTAAAGACTTTGAAAGGCATATGGGGAAGATAATTACTTTTTTAAATTCAAATCCTTCAACTGAAATTCGAATTGTTACAAAAACAGATGAAATATGTTTGCACTGTCCTTATAAATGCAAATTTTCATGTAAGCGGGACCAGAATTCACATTTCGGAATGGATGAATTGGACAATTTTGTAATCAAAAAGGCTTTATTAAAAGAAAATCAAGTATATCAAATACTTGACGCTTTAAGATTAGTTAATAAAAACATTGATCATGATAGTCTAATGGAAATATGTGGTCAATGTAGTTGGAAGAATAAATGTATTTTTTTCGAGAAAAAATTAATTTTTAATAAACCATAAATTTAGATTTTCTAAATAATATCTCCAATCATTGAAATATATTAATAATTTGTGATTAAAAAATATTAAGAATCTACAAATTAATATTATATTTTATAACATAAGTAATATTACATAATAAGATTTTACAGATTCTTTTGTTTGAAATTCAAGTTCGTTATAGAAGAGTATTTAATGGTATGCTTTCGTTATAGTGTTTCCAAGTCGTTATAGTAAAATATACTCTGGCCATGCTGAAATTATAACTACTTCGTTATAGTGAAATTTAACGAAGTAAATTTCAAGATTTTCTAAATTTAATAACCTTATTAAATTGCTTAAAATTATAATTAAAGGTTAGATATTAATTATGTAGGTTGGATTGAAAAATAAAATTTTATTGAGTATTACTTAAAATAATTCCTTCAATTTTTTTAAATGGAAATTAAGATTTTATTAAAATCCAAGATATTTTCATATTATCTTTCATTCTTCATTTTATCCGAATTTAAAGTATCCAGAAAAAATATATTAATTTAATTTTTAGAATTTGGTTTTTAAATAAATCACAAATATGATTTTTATCAATTTTTATTTTTAAAAATTTACATTCAGATTCATATCCATTAAAAATTTTCATATCACAATATTTACTTTTCATGCAATTATTACCGTAATTTATTTCTCTATTATCAAATTTCTTTTTTGGGTTGTTAGAATCAAAAAACATTGCCCATATTCCAATTACAATAAATCCAATAGCACCAAGACTAAAATAATTACTTGGATCTTTAACAATCCATGTCATCAAAAAGCCGATTATACCTATAATTATAAAAATTAAGCCTGTATAAAATTTCATTTGATCTCCTTCTCATAATTGACAATAACAAAATTAATATCTTTTGGCAATTATTTAAGCTTCTCCATGCGTTCGTAATGTAATCAAGCAGTTCGGAGTGAACAGTTTTATTATCTCTAATAAATTGAAGATGTTAGATTAATGTTTAAGAAACATGCAAGAGTATGTAATAAAATTTTTTCATTTTTGGACAATTTTTAATACAATTATGAGTTTTTTGACCATAAACTGAATAATAATGAATATTAATATAAAAAATAAGAGAGGAAATAATTGTTTCAACAAATTATTTTAGAACTCTCAATTATGTTGAATTAGATGTTTTATACTCAAAACTAAAATCATATAGCGAATTTATAGGTAAAACATTAGTTTGGCAATAATAATATCAAGAAAAAATATTTCTAATTATTCTAAATTGAATAAGAATTGAATCACTAAAAGAAAAAAATTTCTATCATTTACCTCCAATAATTATACATGGAAACCTATATTTCGATGCTACGTGGAATTAACGTTGGTAGAACTAAACGGGTTAAGATGGATGAATTAAAGGAAGTTTACAAATCTTTAAACTTTAAAGATGTAAAAACTTACATACAAAGTGGAAATGTAATATTCCAGTTCAAAAACATTGATACAAATGAATTAAAGATTAAAATTAAGAATAAATTAAAAGAAACTTTAGGTTTTGACGTAGCAGTAGTGATTAGAACAAAAGAAGAATTAGAAAAAATTATAAATGAAAATCCCTTAAAAAAAGAGGATATCAATCATACATACATTACATTTCTATCAAATATTCCTTCAGAAGATTTATTTAATGATATAAAAATTAAAATTGATTCTAAAATGAAAAACAAAAATGATAAAATTATTAATTATCCAAAGGAAATCTATCTTTTCTTACCGGATGGGTACGGGAGAACTAAGTTAAACAACAATTTTTTTGAGAAACAATTAAAGGTCACTTCAACAACAAGAAATTTAAAAACAGTAAAAAAATTATTGAACATTGCAGAGTCATTAAAATAACAATCAGTTTTAGATAAAAATAGATATTTAATCAAATTTATTTAGCTATTAAAAAAAATATAAAAAAAATGAGCATTTCTCCTAAAAAAGATAAACCTCATTTTAGTGATATTTTTATACTCCGGCTCCTCCAGGTACATGGTCTGATGTCATTTCAAGCATCATTGGTTTTGGAAGTTCAATACCAATTGTTTCTTTTATAACATCTTCCACTGTGTCAACGGGTATGAATTTTATTTCATCCTTAACATCCTTTGGAACATCGTCAAGATCTTTTAAATTCTCCTTTGGTAGGATAATTCTTTCGATTCCTGCTCGATGTGCTGCAATTACCTTCTCTTTAATACCACCAACAGGTAGTACTGCACCTCTGAGTGAAATTTCACCGGTCATTGCCAGTTTAGGATCAACTTCATGGCCTGTTACAAGTGATGCAATGGTACTTAATAATGCTACACCTGCTGATGGACCGTCTTTAGGAATTGCTCCTGAAGGTACGTGTATATGTAAATCCTTCTTCTCAAATTCAGCTTTCTTAAGGTTGAATGCAAGTCTTGAACGAATCAGTGTTTGGGATATTTTGGCTGATTCTTTCATTACATCACCTAATTGTCCTGTAAGTGTTAATTTACCAGTTCCAGGCATGAAAGCACCTTCGATGAAAAGTATGTCTCCTCCTACAGGAGTCCAAGCTAAGCCTGTTACAACTCCGGGGGGGTTGTTTTTACCTGCTCTGTGGTACTGGGTAAGTTCGTGGCCAAGTATTTCGTAGAGCATGTCCTCTTTAACAACATAAGGAAGATCAACTTTTCCAACAACAATTTTTTCAGATGCTACCCTTGCAACTGCAGATAGTTGACGTTTAATTCCCCTTACTCCGGCTTCTCTGGTGTATTTTTCAATTATGGTTTTCAATGCTTCGTCATCGATTTGTAGTTGAGTTTCATCTAATCCATGTTCTTCAAGCACAATTGAAATTAGGTGATCCTTTGCAATTCTGAATTTTTCATGGCTTGTATAACTTCCAATTTCTATGATTTCCATACGGTCTCTTAATGGTCCTGGAATGTCTCTAAGTGAATTTGCTGTTGCAATGAAGAAAACATCTGACAGATCGTAGGGTAAGTCAAGATAATGGTCTGAAAAGCTGTCGTTTTGTTCGGGATCAAGAACTTCTAGAAGTGCACTTGCAGGATCGCCGTTGTAAGCTGCCATTAATTTATCTACTTCATCTAAGATGAATACTGGATTTGTTTCCCCTGCACGTTTCATTCCTTGTATTATTCTACCAGGTAATGCTCCGAGATATGTTCTTCTGTGTCCTCTGATTTCTGCTTCGTCTTTGACTCCACCGAGACTGATTCTCACATATTCTCTGCCTAAAACTTCTGCTATACTTTTACCTAGGCTGGTTTTACCAGTTCCAGGTGGTCCTACTAATAGAAGTATTGAACCTTGTTTGTTTTGTTTTAATTTCATCACTGTAAGGTGCTGTATTATACGATCCTTAACTTTTTCAAGTCCGTAGTGTTCTTCGTCCAGCAATTTTCTTGCAGCTCCAATATCAATATCTTTAATTTTGCTTTTACCCCATGGTAAGGTGGTTAAGAGATCAAGATAATTTCTGATTACACTTTCTTCAGAACTGTGTGGGCCTTGTCTTTCAAGTTTGAGCACTTCATCGAGTGCTGCTTCTTTAACTTCTTCAGGCATTTTTGATTCTTCGATCAGGTCTCTGTAATCTTTCTTCCCACTTCTACCTTCAGTATCGTTTAATTCTTCTTGTATGGCTTTAAGCTGTTCTTTGAGCATATTTGCTCTGTGGTTTTTGTTCATTTCTTCGTTGAACTTGGCAGCCATTTCCATCTGGAATTTTATTGATTCCTTTTGATCGATTAGAATATCCAGGAATTTTAGACTTTTTTCCTTTAAAGAACGTATTTCCAATAATTCTTGTTCTTCAAATATTGATAATCGCATGTAAGGGTATACATATCCAATAACCTTTGTTATATCATCAAATTTATTCACCTGTTCGACATAGGCCTTTGAACCTTTGAAGTTTTGACTGATTTCAGATACAAGGTATTTTATATGATCTAGGATTTCTTTCTGGTCTTCAGGATCCAGGTCTATAATATCTGGGATTAATCTGTAGGATGCTCTGTAGTTTACACCTTCAGTTTTGAGTTCTTCTATTTCAACTCTTTCTACTATTTCTACCATTATCTGATAGAAATCTCTCATTGATTTGATGTTATTTATTTTGATTAATGTTCCTACATTGTATAAATCAGATTCGGAATATAATCCTTCTGCATTATCTTCTTTTACAGCCACTGCAATGGCGTAATAATCATCATTTGCAACTCTTTTGTAGATATTGCTTCCAACTTCCTTACCAATTTTCAAGGTCATTTTAGTCTCGTGTACTAAGACCTTGTCAGGTATAACAATTACTGATAATTCTTTATTAACGTTTATATCTCTCATGGTATCACTCAGGGGTAGGTAATTTGATAAATCGGCTAAAATTGCCATTTTTAA
This Methanobacterium spitsbergense DNA region includes the following protein-coding sequences:
- the lon gene encoding endopeptidase La translates to MRDINVNKELSVIVIPDKVLVHETKMTLKIGKEVGSNIYKRVANDDYYAIAVAVKEDNAEGLYSESDLYNVGTLIKINNIKSMRDFYQIMVEIVERVEIEELKTEGVNYRASYRLIPDIIDLDPEDQKEILDHIKYLVSEISQNFKGSKAYVEQVNKFDDITKVIGYVYPYMRLSIFEEQELLEIRSLKEKSLKFLDILIDQKESIKFQMEMAAKFNEEMNKNHRANMLKEQLKAIQEELNDTEGRSGKKDYRDLIEESKMPEEVKEAALDEVLKLERQGPHSSEESVIRNYLDLLTTLPWGKSKIKDIDIGAARKLLDEEHYGLEKVKDRIIQHLTVMKLKQNKQGSILLLVGPPGTGKTSLGKSIAEVLGREYVRISLGGVKDEAEIRGHRRTYLGALPGRIIQGMKRAGETNPVFILDEVDKLMAAYNGDPASALLEVLDPEQNDSFSDHYLDLPYDLSDVFFIATANSLRDIPGPLRDRMEIIEIGSYTSHEKFRIAKDHLISIVLEEHGLDETQLQIDDEALKTIIEKYTREAGVRGIKRQLSAVARVASEKIVVGKVDLPYVVKEDMLYEILGHELTQYHRAGKNNPPGVVTGLAWTPVGGDILFIEGAFMPGTGKLTLTGQLGDVMKESAKISQTLIRSRLAFNLKKAEFEKKDLHIHVPSGAIPKDGPSAGVALLSTIASLVTGHEVDPKLAMTGEISLRGAVLPVGGIKEKVIAAHRAGIERIILPKENLKDLDDVPKDVKDEIKFIPVDTVEDVIKETIGIELPKPMMLEMTSDHVPGGAGV
- the xerA gene encoding site-specific tyrosine recombinase/integron integrase, whose amino-acid sequence is MNPYPNQHWKNLEGGSANLQRAVPGESDYILRENILDAFDFPEMIEDYLIELEIRNYSKNTIKTYRSIINNFHRFLQKEEDLYDERLVLRAFKRYIRYLKREKNVSQNYIYLVTVVAKKFFEFGGIGVLKDVKTPKRTKSLPKSLNENEVINLINAMDKNGDEGVKSEHSEFLKLRNKVILALLYSSGLRVSELVKLHSDSVDLRDRTLRIRGKGEKDRIVLFDEETKELLEGYILKRGDHSDYLFVNRSGNHLTPRYIQMMIKDYAKAAGIKKRVTPHILRHSFATHLLKNGVDIRAIQQLLGHANLSTTQIYTSVDMHTLKNVYDRAKN
- a CDS encoding DUF1697 domain-containing protein — encoded protein: METYISMLRGINVGRTKRVKMDELKEVYKSLNFKDVKTYIQSGNVIFQFKNIDTNELKIKIKNKLKETLGFDVAVVIRTKEELEKIINENPLKKEDINHTYITFLSNIPSEDLFNDIKIKIDSKMKNKNDKIINYPKEIYLFLPDGYGRTKLNNNFFEKQLKVTSTTRNLKTVKKLLNIAESLK
- a CDS encoding DUF1284 domain-containing protein, with protein sequence MENGEYSDPIWIRAHHLLCMQGFQGYGYSKDFERHMGKIITFLNSNPSTEIRIVTKTDEICLHCPYKCKFSCKRDQNSHFGMDELDNFVIKKALLKENQVYQILDALRLVNKNIDHDSLMEICGQCSWKNKCIFFEKKLIFNKP
- a CDS encoding biotin transporter BioY; translation: MEITIDNYFEKRHSLFKWRSETSNANKLVMAFFMACITGLMAQIIIPLPWTPVPITAQTFAVLIAGILLGRYWGGLSMVIYLLIGFVGVPWFTGMTGGIGVITGATGGFLIGFILTALFLGYFSDNYINARGFKSMLVLLLVSNFAFIYIPGLIGLGAWLYVVNGAVPGVWTLLAMGLLPFLIGDLIKIGGAAALSKAVTPKESFNEGDNLIDNGKWRIF